ACAAGCTTTTGATTTTCATACAATCGTGAAGTGACATGTCTTTTAGAACAAGCTCCATTAGCTGATGCTCCTGAGTTTTTGCCAGTGTCGTTGTTCTTTCCTATAATCATATTCAAACTTTCCAAGCTTCCTTTTGATCTTTTGATAGGCAACTTTTCCTTCACCTCAGCTTGTTTACTACCATCACCCTCTGTATTTCCCTGAAACCAATGCATTCCTCAATCAAGATTCCATTTTGACATAGAAACTAATcaagaaaaaatggaaaactcaCAGAAGCTTCAGCCATTCCATAGGGACTATACGGATAAGATACATGTTGCAGCAAGGAAGCACGTTAGCAGATAAACATTTTACTGTTTTGAATACATAACCGGAAGATCCAAAATGTAGCAGTAGTACTGGAGGTAATGAAGAAGGGTGGCCGTACATCCTACCTGGAGGATACATCGCAACATATGGATGAGGCGGTGTTCCATAAGGAGGCATCATATACTACAAACACAATACATTCAGTAATCAGCCTAATGTTTAACCTGATTAAACCTACACAAGTGCTTCCATAAACTTCAACGCTCTAACGAGCATTTCATAAGTAGAGTTCCACCTGGTAGCAACGTCAAGTGATAAACCAGATCAACCAAGAATCTCCACTCGCTCTACACATGCTGCAAAGGCTTGAATTCTTGTCGAGATACTTTCACATACCTCACACTTTCCCTGATGTTGTGCAAAAGATCTTTCGCTAATTCCAAGCCTTCTTTCACTATCAAGTTCAGGATATGCGCACAACATCTCACATGTAAATACTTGCCATCCAACAATAAGCCATAACCACACATCATCTGAAGCCGTCCCTTGAGGATCCTCTGCATACTATCGTTATTATTAGCATTGTCTAAGGTAATAGAGAATACATTCTTCTCTAAACCCCATTCCATCATACACTCCAAAATCTTGTTAGCAATCTCTTCTCCTGTGTGTGGAGGCTTCAAATCGCAGAAAGCAAGAATCTTACTCTGCAAGTTCCAGCCATCATCTATGAAGTGGGCAGTAAGACATATGTATCCCATGCTATTAGGATGAGATGTCCAAAGATCAGAAGTAAAGCAAACCCGAGCAGTATGTCCAGCAAACACTTTCTTCAGCTCTTTCTTTTCTACTTCATACCTCTTATAAACATCTGCTGCAACCGTTTGTCTACAAATGGTCTGACACTCTGGATTCAGATACTTGTCTCGTTGTCTAACCTTCTCGTATTCTACGTATCTGAACGGAAGATCATGATAAATGATTACCTAAATAACCATCTCACAATCTCTCTTCTGATCATATGCATCCTTATCTTCCTTTGGAGGCTTCTTTGGACAAGTTTCCAAGTGGCATTGTAGATGATGAGTTCTACAGCTCACATTCTTTTCATTATGCACCAACTTCATACAGCAATGCAAGCATCTGGCCCTTTCTTTGCCATCATTTTCTACCCCCACTGATACAAAATCTTCCCGAACCCGTGATGTTTTACGTCTCTTGCGTGGAGCTTGAGCTGATTCCACAGAATGAGTTTCACTTTTCTGTTCTTCTAGTTGTGTAGCTTCCAAATTTATCTCAGCTAAAGCATCTTCTTCATTCATGTCTATAAACTCATCCATCATGTAATTAAAAGCCAACACTAAATCCTCCAGAACTCTATAAACATAAGATTGAAGATAACTCGAGACCATACTTAAACCAAATCACAATAATACTAATACAAGATCACATAGTTCCTCAGCTTAGCTCAACTCAAGCAATTCTATACATCCATCAGAGAATCCTCATTCTCCTCGAGACCATACTTAAAACCAATCACAATCAAAACTAACATTTGAATCAAAGACAAATGAAGCAAAGCGATACACCAAACTTTTATATGATTGCAGATGATTACACAGGCACAAAGCGTAATCCATACAGTGATACAGAACAAATATTATATGCAATTTATGTGAACAATATGCAATTTTTTTCTCATGGGTTTGCTTAATTTAGAGAAATATACAATTTCGCTAATGAAATCAAgttcaaaaacaaatcaatttataTGAACAATAAGAATCGAAGGACAAGAGAGTAGTTACCGATCTAGAGTTGGGGggaaacaaatcaatttttaagCCCATTTCGACTTTATTAGAAACCCAATCAGATTATAATCATTTTTACGTATACTTCAAAGATCTATACTAAAATCGATTTATGACATATATGCTATTTACATTGTATTACCACTTTAGCCATGCCAAAAAtctgaatatatatgtttttattattacttttcgtttctttttttttggtaagaccGTCGAAGAAGTTGGATTACTTGTGGGTGGGTTTCACGAATTTATAGACTGAAactcatttaaataattaatttttattgacaaaaaaatttagaaaacccattttaaaacagtaaaacataaaaatggattcaaatttttgtttgtatttcttttaatcACCTTTTAAAATATGCTAAGAAAAGATATTTGGGATTTAATAGTTtacaataaactaaaaatattaatacaaggaactctttaaaaaaaacaaatttttggaATTAGTTTGTATGACTATAAAACATCTAACACTATTTAAAAAAGTAGTTATCAAATAACACATAAGATTACAatcaacaaatatttaattttcaaaaaaaataaatcccGTGCTTTTATAATACGagtcattatatatattattatatttatatctcaATACATATCatcctaaatatataaaacaactactacacatataacaaaaaaacaattataaaaatataaatattataaatataatatgttataaaataatatatttaagaaatagaTAATCCTGTGCTTTGAAAGCGCGGTCAAAATCTAGTGTCCTATAAAAGTGTAACAACAGCTTTGTAGGCTAAGTAGCCGGAGGCTCTTTCCCTTCTGTTCAATTGCTTATGCCTCACCGGAACCTTCGGATCATTACTGTGTTCTTTTCCTGCTGTCCGGCAGAGTTTGTTTCCCTTCGATTGGCGGTGTCAAAATCTGGCGAGTTACTTAAAAATGGAACCAGTTTGTTTTGGATGTAAAGGCTTGTATCAATGAAAAAGATGATGGGagaaattcttatatatatatatatatatatatatcaaatcatcTGTATTTAAGATTTGTTATATCTTAGACTCTTAGCTACTAAATTTGTCATGCATTGTGGATTTATATCAGAACTTGGGGTTTGAAGCTGATCCAGAAGGCTGAAAGGCATGTTTGGTACCCAAACCAGAAAGCATCAAAGGCACGGTTTGGTACCCGAAGTAGTAGTTGGTGAATCTGCAAAAAATGGGATTATACTATTTGGTTGTATAGCTTTAATGATTTCTTATGTGGATCTATAAAGAAGCTTTTAACTGTGCATTTTTCCCCAAATATGAGTATGCTCTTacaccaaaatatatatatgagtatGATCAATAGGAAGATGGATCAATGTATTAACCAGATTATTATTGCTCTTCTATAAACTtctctacatatatatattttttcttgacCATCTCCACACAAATTACAAACCAAGAAAAACCGTCCTTTTTCGCCATGAAAATCCGCGGGAAACAACGCATAAAGAAAGAAGGAAAGAAACTGGGAACGGATTTATCGATGGATTCTATTTTGCTTTCTTAGGCTTTAGCAGCTTCTGCAGGAGCAGTGGCTTTGTTGGCGATGAGCTGCTCATAGAGATCTCTGATCTTCAATCCAACAATGGTCTGGAAAAGACCAGTCCCGTTGTTGCTACCAGGGAAGTCAGCATGTTTAAGCATCTGTTGAGTGACTTCACCGTAGAATTTGCTCGAGAGGTTGCTCAAATGGCTCTCCACGTAAATCAGCTCGTCTAGTCTATCGAACTGCCCATCCATCTCCAAAACCGAAACCTGAAACCGACGGAACAAAATTCTCAAACTAAAGCTAAAGAAACTATAAACTCATTTTTTGCAATGTTACCAATAGAGAAACATAAAGATAAATGTACCTCATGGTCGAAGTAGGTATCAGGTTCGTAGTTGAACTTGATGCCAGGGTACGAGCAGGTGAGTTTGCGACCACAAGGGATCCACGAGATGGTTGAGCCTTCATCGAAAAGGTAAACCGGGCTGAAGTACTTAACACCTTCCTTCATTATCAATCTCACTCTCAACACTTTGCCTTCATTGTCATCTGGAATCAGCTGCGTTGGAAGCACTTCTATCACCGCATCCGCATACTGCTTTTGCGGGTCTGTATAAGCCGTTCATAGATTGTTAAACAGATCATTTTGTTTTATcagtgaaaattgaaaattgaattATACCAATGAATGCATCGAAGTCGGGCTTTCGTGCTTCGATACTTGCTTTGATGCTCTCTAAGCTGTGACCTCTTTCAGCCATGTCCCTCTGGATTTTCCAAGCGAACTTGACCTCATTGCTAATGTCTAGGTAGATACTGAAGTCCAATAATTCTCTTACTCTCTCATCAAACCTTCACATGTTGATAAAAGTaattactattaaaaaaatattagatgaCCGAAACTATATAGACTTAATTAAACATGTGGATAAAacctttattataaaaatattgtaacgaGTATCCACCAAAACTATAGACTTAATTATTCGAATAAAATCTAATACTGCCCAACTACGAGAGACTTTCATGCAAAggttcaaaaatacattcttttGATTCTGATACTGGatcttattttaaatattttaattattgattaTCATCCAAATTCCGACAAGAAAAACCTATAAATATGTATGTCTGAAAGAATAAACAGCGTATTGAGTAGCTTACATTGGGTGAAGACCCTCGATGACGAGAATTTTGGGAGGCTGAATAAGCTCAGGGGCATCAAGAAGTCCAGTGACGTGATTATAAATGGGTTTCTCGACGGCGATACCACTCTTGAGAGCTTTGACTTGCTCATACATGAGATCAAAGTCATTGGCGCGTGGGTCCAAAGCAGTGACTCCTTTCTCTTTGCGACCAGTCCTGTCTAAGGAATGGTAATCGTCGAGACAGATCACAGTGGTCATGTCACTGATGAGTGTGTTGGAGTCAGGGTTCCCTCCTTTTGGTGGCTCGGCGGCGCCACCGAAGACACTGGTCAGCCTCCGCATGAAGGTACTTTTTCCGCATCCTGAGTCGGCTGCGAGTCCGATCACGACGGTTTGCTGTGCAGCGCAAGTGATGATTGTGTTGAATCTACGGTTGGTTTGGGATTGATGACGACGGTAGAAGAAGACTTGTTTTGAGGtggaggaagaaggagaagaggttAAGAAATGAGTTGAGTTGAGAGCTTGTGTTGAGTAGATTGTTGAGACAgccattgttgttgatgtttggggatcctcttcctcttcttctccgccTAAGCTCTCCCTGCTTTGGTTTGAGTGATGAGGATTAGGATAGAATGTAAGAATTGTGGGTAACGAGTTTTGATTTATGGGTTGTTGTGTGGTGATATAAGGAGATAAATGAGAGGAGGAAAATGGGTCTAAAGGAAACAAATGGCAATAtgcaaagaagaaaatgagttttgttttttctttaaaaaaatgtgTGGCTCATGTTTTGGTTTACTTGAGTAATATGCTTTGTAATCTTGTTAGTCTCTTTGTCAAAATAATTGTTGATGATATAGAGGATAACAAAACATTTATAGCCacaaaaacaagcaacatttttctatttatttcatgttttcttttgtttgtcttTGGTTAAGATGTGCAAAATGGTATATGTTTAACTATTAAGTTGAAATGGTTACTGGATATTGAAGTTTCAGAGAGGGTGGAGTTGCCGATGAAGCGATAAAACAAGGCATGGAGAGACACATGGTCGTTATTAGCTTACTTTTGGGGGTTTTGGATATTTGTATTGACACGTGGGGGAATATAAGTGGAGGAATGGGGATTATGTGTTTATGGTCTGAAGTTGTGTTGAGAGTGTATTATGTGGGTCCCATTGACATGCCCCGTATATCTAGAGCTGGGTTGCGGGTCAAACCCGCCCCGCTGATCCACCAACCCGCGggtaaactgattttttttactcAAAAAATTTGACCCGCTTGACCCGcaagaagaaaatatgaaatccgcacccgccccgctaaAATCCGCGGGTGATCCGCTAGACCCGcggataatattaataatattaaaaattattaatttaaatattttttattaaaataacaataaaatttaatattttaaatattttttattaaaaataacaataaaattttatattttaaatattttttattaaaaataataaatattaatctatttataattaaaattaaattattttttaaaaattttctatttaaaaataatatttaaaaaaaaaaacttttttttttttagtttttgcggGGTGGCGGGTACCCGCACTGAATTTTGGCTGACCCGTACCCCGCCCCGCATAAAAATCACTCAATCCGCACCCGCACCCGCTAACCAAATTTTTCAAATCACTCGACCCGTACCCGCCCCGCAGCGGGTCAAATGGGGCCTTGGAACAACTTTATCCGCGGGCCCCGCCCcatttgataaaattatatccattcggtttatatggtatataccaaaaccaaaccatattgtctatttcggttcggttcagttcggttttaccatattgaacagccctaattAAGCCGAATGAGAAGCTTCAGTCTAAGTACTTTTTGATCTTggagaagaaataaatgaaagaaCTTAAAGTTGTTCCAAGGCCATAAAGATTCGAAGCTAAAGGGGGATTTTCCGCGGCTGAACGGCTGGGAATATgaatgatagttatattttactaaccgaaataccgaaaaccgaaaaaaaccgaacctaaaccgaaccgatattcggattgaacacccctaggcTTAATCCACAGAAATCCAAATtcgttaaaattataaaagcaATTCTCACAAATAGTCatgtttgttacaaaaataatctttaaaaagcaaaatgactaaaatagttcttttttattttgaaaattttaatattaatttttaatttttaagaatttaaaTCTATCACTAAAACTCCAccatttaactctaaactctaagtgtTAGATTAATCAACTCTAGAATTATAAATCCATATTTATccttcaataaaataaaaaattttgatcatttttttttctggaagactattttgtaaaaataaactaaaaaaactatctaaagaatttctcaaatttttattataatacaaAAAGTAAAATAGGTATATGGCCAAAATAAGATAATTAACTATTTCAACaagtattatttattaaaaatatatttgattggCATAGTGTAAAAGTCGCTACCACTATGCATTGATAAACAACAGAATCAGAGATGGAGACCGAAGTGAGTTTAGACTTTAGACTGTTAACAATTTTATGGCTATTTTGTCTTCAAAAGTtcactttgtcacgaaaacaccAAATGTTCAGAGAGACGATACTGGTACTAAAGGTATTGCAGACGAAAAATATAACAGAAATAGCTGAACAAACCACTCTTGCTACTATAGTAACTAAAGAATTTAACTCGACACAATGGTAAAATGGTAATTACAATCGTACGAGATACACATACTTCAAACCTTTTTACCGAACGGGAAAATTACCACCATCCTCTCTTCCTTCTTTTCTTTACTTGTTCCCCCTAAAGTAGAGGTAAATTTTCTGCAAGAAACACAAGATGTTCGTTACCCGCCGTTCAATTAGCAGAACCTGTTCTGGTTATCAGTTGTTAGAAGCCATGTACGGTATGATCAGAGGCTTACCTGAAGAACCCATAGACTCAGAAGTGACTCCAAGCAGAAGAGACCAAAGCCGATGAAGTAGAAGATCTGCATTCATTCATTAAGGTCAAGATCATTAGGCTTTCTTCAAGGTGAACATATACGTATATACTTTGggaacatattataaaatgGATGTAAGGCTTGTACCCCGGCTAATACACTGTCTGAGATGACATCAATTGCTGCAAGCACACCCCTGttgatcaaagaaaaaaaaaatgtgaacaAAATTATCCCAAGTAAATATAGCATAAAGAGACGCGAAATGGCCTAAAGCATTATCAGATAGAGCATTAATTTGACAGTCGTTAGGTTTCTCTGTCCGCAAAAGTCTTGCAAAGTTGAAACATAGTTGGAGAAAAACGAAGGTCAAGGAGTAAATATAGTTATCAATTTTAAGTTATAACACGGTATTTTTAAATCGAACAAACAATTTAGAACTTTGCAGTGAAAACCTCATGAGACTAATTAACTATAAACGAAGTAGAAAAAAGCTCGAGTGCAAAGAGAATCGTTGCCAATGATTGGAGGACTTACGTTAATGATTTTCCATGGAAAAAGATCGGCGGGGCAATGGCGGCAACGATGCAGAAGCCAATGTGAATCTGTAAATAGCTAAGGTCAATCAAATGGGAAACGGAAACTACATCTGCTTACGGGTAAGGTATAAATTTAGATATGACAAGTTTTTTATGACTCACCAAGTAGGTGAAGAAAAACCAACCAAACTTCAAAGCGCTGTCAGTCCTACAAGGTCGTATAAAGTAAATCAATTATATGAAATATCGTGTTTAATATGCAATTATCTGAATAAAAACTAGTTAAAAGGAGCATTACCTCATGGCTCGGTA
The sequence above is drawn from the Brassica napus cultivar Da-Ae chromosome A8, Da-Ae, whole genome shotgun sequence genome and encodes:
- the LOC106418791 gene encoding phosphoribulokinase, chloroplastic, whose product is MAVSTIYSTQALNSTHFLTSSPSSSTSKQVFFYRRHQSQTNRRFNTIITCAAQQTVVIGLAADSGCGKSTFMRRLTSVFGGAAEPPKGGNPDSNTLISDMTTVICLDDYHSLDRTGRKEKGVTALDPRANDFDLMYEQVKALKSGIAVEKPIYNHVTGLLDAPELIQPPKILVIEGLHPMFDERVRELLDFSIYLDISNEVKFAWKIQRDMAERGHSLESIKASIEARKPDFDAFIDPQKQYADAVIEVLPTQLIPDDNEGKVLRVRLIMKEGVKYFSPVYLFDEGSTISWIPCGRKLTCSYPGIKFNYEPDTYFDHEVSVLEMDGQFDRLDELIYVESHLSNLSSKFYGEVTQQMLKHADFPGSNNGTGLFQTIVGLKIRDLYEQLIANKATAPAEAAKA